A section of the Clostridium sp. TW13 genome encodes:
- a CDS encoding Ig-like domain-containing protein, translating into MYKKIISFFVVFFLVASNVISVKANSDVTPPVVTGMKWSATQLKVGERLDIEVDAQDTESGINTGDAYTAVYIKHSISNVSKAALLFYDVTSKKLKGSITITSDMASGEWVFDFISVKDKANNEKYYYQHDFPQTYKVNIIGGTSDVTPPVVTGMRWSATQLKVGERLDIEVDAQDTESGINTGDAYTAVYIKHSISNVSKAALLFYDVTSKKLKGSITITSDMASGEWVFDFISVKDKANNKKYYYQSNFAQIYKVNIIDLVNVQSVSLNITTDTLIVGRTDTLKATVNPSNATNKAVKWTTSNASVVQVDQNGNIKALAKGTAIITVTTVDGNKTASCTVNVTIPVVNVQSVNLNKTADSLKVGATDSLVATVLPSNATNKSVTWKSSNTAIAKVDANGKVTAVGAGTAVITATTVDGNKTASCTVNVTIPVINVQSVNLNKTADSLKVGATDSLVATVLPSNATNKSVTWKSSNTTIAKVDVNGKVTAVGAGIAVITATTVDGNKTASCTVNVTIPVINVQSVSLNKTTDTLIVGRTDTLKATINPSNATNSAVKWSSSNAKVVTVDQNGNIKAVAKGTAVITATTVDGQKVAKCNVTVNDPIVNVVSVSLNKTADTLIVGRTDTLKATINPSNATNSAVKWTSSNTKVVTVDQNGNIKAVGKGTAVITVTTVDGQKVAKCNVTVNNPINVVSVSLNKTTDTLIVGRTDTLKATINQSNATNKAVKWTSSNTKVVTVDQNGNIKAVGKGTAVITVTTVDGQKVAKCNVTVNNPINVVSVSLNKTTDTLIVGRTDTLKATINPSNATNKAVKWTSSNSKVVTVDQNGNIKAVAKGTAIITVTTVDGQKVAKCTVIVTR; encoded by the coding sequence ATGTACAAGAAAATTATAAGCTTTTTTGTTGTATTTTTTTTAGTAGCAAGTAATGTTATTTCTGTTAAGGCAAATTCAGATGTAACACCACCAGTAGTTACAGGTATGAAGTGGTCAGCCACACAATTGAAGGTAGGAGAAAGATTAGATATTGAAGTAGATGCGCAGGATACAGAATCAGGAATAAACACTGGAGATGCTTATACAGCTGTATATATAAAACATAGTATATCGAATGTATCAAAGGCAGCATTATTATTCTATGATGTTACTAGTAAAAAGTTAAAAGGATCAATTACTATTACTTCAGATATGGCATCAGGAGAATGGGTATTTGACTTTATTAGCGTTAAGGATAAAGCTAATAATGAAAAGTACTATTATCAACATGATTTTCCTCAGACTTATAAGGTTAATATTATAGGAGGTACTTCAGATGTAACACCACCAGTAGTTACAGGTATGAGGTGGTCAGCCACACAATTAAAAGTAGGAGAAAGATTAGATATTGAAGTAGATGCGCAGGATACAGAATCAGGAATAAACACTGGAGATGCTTATACAGCTGTATATATAAAACATAGTATATCGAATGTATCAAAGGCAGCATTATTATTCTATGATGTTACTAGTAAAAAGTTAAAGGGATCAATTACTATTACTTCAGATATGGCATCAGGAGAATGGGTATTTGACTTTATTAGTGTTAAAGATAAGGCTAATAATAAAAAATACTATTATCAATCTAATTTTGCTCAGATTTATAAGGTTAACATTATAGATTTAGTTAACGTACAATCAGTAAGTTTAAATATAACAACAGATACCTTAATAGTAGGAAGAACAGATACTTTAAAAGCAACAGTAAATCCAAGTAATGCAACAAATAAGGCTGTAAAATGGACCACTAGTAATGCATCAGTAGTACAAGTAGATCAAAATGGAAATATAAAAGCATTGGCAAAAGGAACAGCTATAATAACGGTGACAACAGTAGATGGAAACAAAACAGCTTCATGTACTGTAAATGTAACTATTCCAGTAGTTAATGTACAATCAGTAAATTTAAATAAAACAGCAGATTCATTAAAAGTAGGAGCAACAGATTCTTTAGTGGCAACTGTATTACCAAGTAATGCAACAAATAAAAGTGTAACATGGAAGTCAAGTAATACAGCAATTGCAAAAGTAGATGCAAATGGAAAAGTTACAGCAGTAGGAGCAGGAACAGCAGTAATAACAGCAACAACAGTGGATGGAAACAAAACAGCTTCATGTACTGTAAATGTAACTATTCCAGTAATTAATGTACAATCAGTAAATTTAAATAAAACAGCAGATTCATTAAAAGTAGGAGCAACAGATTCTTTAGTGGCAACTGTATTACCAAGTAATGCAACAAATAAAAGTGTAACATGGAAATCAAGTAATACAACAATAGCAAAAGTAGATGTAAATGGAAAAGTTACAGCAGTAGGAGCAGGAATAGCAGTAATAACAGCAACAACAGTGGATGGAAACAAAACAGCTTCATGTACTGTAAATGTAACTATTCCAGTAATTAATGTACAATCAGTAAGTTTAAATAAAACAACAGATACATTAATAGTAGGAAGAACAGATACTTTAAAAGCAACTATAAATCCAAGTAATGCAACAAATAGTGCTGTAAAATGGTCATCAAGTAATGCTAAGGTAGTTACAGTAGATCAAAACGGAAATATAAAAGCAGTGGCAAAAGGAACAGCAGTAATAACAGCAACTACAGTAGATGGACAAAAGGTTGCAAAATGTAATGTCACAGTGAATGATCCTATAGTTAATGTAGTATCAGTAAGTTTAAATAAAACAGCAGATACATTAATAGTAGGAAGAACGGATACTTTAAAAGCAACTATAAATCCAAGTAATGCAACAAATAGTGCTGTAAAATGGACATCAAGCAATACTAAGGTAGTTACTGTAGATCAAAATGGAAATATAAAAGCAGTTGGAAAAGGAACAGCAGTAATAACAGTGACAACAGTAGATGGGCAAAAGGTTGCAAAATGTAATGTCACAGTAAATAATCCTATTAATGTAGTATCAGTAAGTTTAAATAAAACAACAGATACCTTAATTGTAGGAAGAACAGATACTTTAAAAGCAACTATAAATCAAAGCAATGCAACAAATAAGGCTGTAAAATGGACATCAAGCAATACTAAGGTGGTTACTGTAGATCAAAATGGAAATATAAAAGCAGTTGGAAAAGGAACAGCAGTAATAACAGTGACAACAGTAGATGGGCAAAAGGTTGCAAAATGTAATGTCACAGTAAATAATCCTATTAATGTAGTATCAGTAAGTTTAAATAAAACAACAGATACTTTAATTGTAGGAAGAACAGATACTTTAAAAGCAACAATAAATCCAAGCAATGCGACAAATAAGGCTGTAAAGTGGACATCAAGTAATAGTAAGGTGGTTACTGTAGATCAAAATGGAAATATAAAAGCAGTGGCAAAAGGAACAGCAATAATAACAGTGACAACAGTAGATGGGCAAAAGGTTGCAAAATGCACTGTAATTGTAACTAGATAA